Sequence from the Bacillus thuringiensis genome:
TACTGCCGTTTGCAATCATTGTATTTTTCACAGCTGCACCCTTTAAGTAACGAGTTGGCGGCTCATCTTTTACTTTCGTGAAGATTGGTGCTTCTTTCTTAAATAGTTGCTTCCAAATAGCAGGCTGCAAAATTTCTAAGCTATGTTTATAGTAACTTTCAATTGAATCAATAATAGCTACATATCCAGTATGTTCATACGTAGCAATATGCAGTGATTTTCCGCGCTTTTCTCTCACTACATCAAATAAACTGTATTGCTCCACATCTTTATATGCTTCAAATAAATCTAACAATAATTGCTTCTTTAACACGTATGTTTGCAGCGAAACCCCTTCATGACAAACTTCCGTAATGTCAGCTGCCGTATGTATATGTCGCTCTAACACCGCTTGAAAATTTAATGCTGTTACGAGATGGCTATTCGTAATAACGACATACTCTTCTCTGGCTCTTAGAAAATAATCAATATGTCTTCTAAAATGTGCAAAAGATCCAAATTCGTCTTGATCACATTGGCAATTTGGCGGGAATAAAAACAGTCCGTCTCGTTTTCTATCTAAATCCCACTGTTTGCCTGAACCAACGTGATCCATTAGTGAACGGTTTTTATGGCTTGTAAAAACTGCCACACTATGAATATTAGAATTCACCATATTTGAAAGCATGAAATCAATGAGTCGATAACGGCCCCCAAACGGTAACGCCGCTAGTGAACGATGCCCTGTTACTTTCTTTAAGGAAGGAAAACTTCCCGTTGCATTAATAATTCCCAACATTTTTTCTCCCATTCATTTCATCCCCCTTTTCTATTTCCCTTCAGCAATGAGTACTACATCGTCAACATTCTTTTCTGGACGAATGATTGTTCCATCTTCAATAACCATTTCCGATCCAACAATTGCTCTTTCAATCACAACATTTTTACCAATCTTCGCTCCTGGCATAACGACAGAATCAATAACCATACTACCTTCTTCCACCGTCACCCCTTGGAATAAGACAGAATGCTTCACGTCCCCTTCAATGACGCATCCTTCGTTAATAAGTGACTCTTCTACTTTTGCCTTTTCAGCAATATATTGAGGCGGTTCGTTTGGATTCACAGAATAAATACGCCAATTACGATCGTTTAAGTTCAGCGATGTTTCATCGCGAAGTAAATCCATATTCGCTTCCCATAAACTCTTCACCGTTCCAACATCTTTCCAATATCCTTCAAACGGATACGCCATTAGCTTCTTCCCTTCATCTAATAAAAGCGGAAGTACATCTTTTCCGAAATCATTACTAGATTCAGGATTTCTTGCATCCATCTCTAAATACTCTTTCAAAATAGCCCAATTAAAAATATAGATTCCCATTGATGCAAGATTACTTCTTGGAAATTGCGGTTTCTCTTCAAATTCAACAATCTCCATCTCTTCGTTCGTATTCATAATGCCAAAGCGACTCGCTTCATCCCAAGGCACTTCAATAACAGAAATCGAAACGTCCGCTTCTTTCTCAATATGATAATCTAGCATTTTACTGTAATCCATTTTATAAATATGATCGCCTGATAAAATAAGGACATACTCTGGTTCGTACTGACTTAAATAGTTTAAGTTTTGATAGATGGCACTTGCCGTACCTGTGTACCACTTCACACCTGAAGACTCCGCATAAGGAGGTAATACTGTGACTCCACCGCTTACTCGGTCTAAATCCCACGCATTGCCGATTCCGATATAATTATGAAGTTCAAGTGGTTGATATTGCGTTAAAATCCCAACCGTTTCAATACCAGAATTCGCGCAGTTACTTAGCGTAAAATCAATAATTCGATATTTACCACCAAATGGAACAGCTGGCTTGGCTAAATTTTTTGTTAATGCACTTAATCGACTACCTTTTCCCCCTGCTAGTAACATTGCTACGCACTTTTGTTTTTGAGCCATCTTGTTTTTTGCTCCCCTTTCTCGTCTTCACTGGTCGCAATATGGATACGCCAAATGGTGGAATTGTAATTTCTACATGTGCTGCTTGATTATGATACGGTTCTTGAATCGCCTTAAGACGCTTCTTATTCACTTGCCCTGATCCGCCATATTGCTCAGCATCACTATTTAAAATCTCGTTATAATACTCGAAATCTGGTACACCTACTTTATAGTTTTCATATGTAGCTTTCGTAAAATTACATACGACAACTAACGCATCTTCTTGTTTATCCCCTTGGCGGATAAACGAGAAAATACTTTGCTCATTATTATTAGCATCAATCCACTGAAATCCTTCAGGCGAATGATCAAGCTGCCAAAGTGGTTTGGAGCGCTTATACAATGCTATGAGCTCTTTAAAGTAATCATGCATATAACGATGCATTTCAAAATCATGTAAATTCCAATCTAAATCTTCAAGGTCTTTCCACTCATCAAACTGCCCAAATTCTCCTCCCATGAAAAGTAATTTCTTTCCTGGGTGAGTAAAGAAATATCCATATAACAAACGAAGTTGAGCAAACTTATCCCAGTAATCTCCTGGCATTTTATTTAATAACGACTTTTTCCCATGAACGACTTCATCATGAGAAAGCGGTAATATAAAGTTTTCAGAGTAAGCATATAGTATAGAAAACGTCATTTTCTCATGAATATACTTCCTGTACTCAGGCGCACACTCCATATACTTCAGCACATCATTCATCCAGCCCATATTCCATTTGTAATTGAACCCAAGCCCACCTTCATACGTTGGGGCTGTTACAAGTGGCCAAGCTGTTGAATCTTCTGCTGTCATAAGAAAATCTTCATCTTCTGCAAACACCGCTTCATTTAACTCTCGTAAAAATGCAACAGCGTGCTCATTACTTTGCTCTTGCCCTTCTTTATTCCAATACAACATATTCGCAACTGCATCCACCCTGAAACCGTCAATATGGAAATATCTCATCCAAAATAACGCATTTGAAATTAAGAAATTACGTACTTCCCTCTTTCCTAAATCAAAATTAACAGTTCCCCATACTGGATTTTCTTGCACATCTTTATCTTTATATTCATAAGTCGGTGTCCCATCAAACAAATATAAACCGTGAGCATCTTTACAAAAATGCCCCGGCACCCAATCTAAAATGACACCGATTCCATATTTATGACATTCATCGACAAAATGCATCAAATCATGTGGCGTGCCAAATCTACTCGTTGCTGCATAATATCCCGTCCCTTGGTATCCCCAAGAACGATCATATGGATGCTCAACAAGCGGCATAATTTCAATATGTGTAAATTGATGTTCCACCACATAAGGAATGAGTTCTTCTGCCATTTCCCTGTAAGAATACAGTGTTCCGTCTTCTTTCTTTTTCCAAGAACCGAAATGTAATTCATAAACTGTCATCGCTTCTTTATAAATCGATTTTTTCTTTTTCTTACGGCTCCAGTTTTTATCATTCCATTCATATCCTTTTATATCAAAAACTACAGATGCCGTATTCGGTCTTACTTCTGCATATACAGCATACGGATCTGCCTTAAAAATGACCTCACCAGCTATCGTTTCAATCGCATATTTATATATTTCTCTTTCTTCAATATGCGGTATAAATAGGGACCAAATTCCCTCTTCTGTCATTTGTAGCATCTTATGTTGCTCATAATCCCATTCATTAAAATCTCCAACAACACTCATTGCTTTCGCATGAGGAGCCCATACTGTAAATCGTACACCTCGCATCTCATCTTCCGTCACAACATGTGCGCCAAAGATGTTATAACTGTCATAGTACTTTTCTGTATGAAACTCATCTCGTTTCACTTCTTCACAATTTATTACACTCAATATGTTCACCTCACTAAGATGACAGAATTTTTTATACTTTACCAATTCTGCGAAAAACTGAAATATCCTTGTTAATTTATAAAAAATATACGTTTTTTTCTTAAAAATGTTTAATTTTTTTCACATTTCTATATAAAATATCGAATTTTGACGAATATTCATTGAAAACGCTTCATTTCCTACTACCCTTTTATCCTATTATTTATTTCTCAACCCTTATTTTATTAGATTCATACTGTTTTTTACGCTATTTTTCACTTAAATTCGTAATAATATAATCTGTCATAAAAAAATGTTTCTCAACATTTTTTGTCACAATTTTATTGAAATGGAAAATTCATAAGCATATACTTGTTCTCAATAAAGAACAGCGACTTTTCGTAACTACAATTCATAGTGGACTACTATGTTTACTTATTTATCCTTGTTACGAACGGTCGCCATAAAAATTTAATTAGGGGCTTTCTTATGTCATTAAAACAAAAGGTTGGAATGGGAGTTGTCACAGCAACGCTTGGCTTATCCCTTACATTCGGCGGTGTATTCGCCTATTTCAGTGATTCTGAAACATCGAATAATTCATTTCAAGCGGGAACACTAGACCTTTCTATTAATCCAAGTGTAATCGTTGATGTGAAAGATTTAAAGCCTGGTGATTTTATTGAAAAAAATTTCAAGCTTGAAAATAAAGGGTCATTGGATATTGCAAAAGTAGCACTTGAAACATCCTATGAAGTTACAGATGCAAAGAAAAATAATGATGGTGAAGATTTAGGCGATCACATCATCGTCAAATTTTTAGTGAATGATGGAAAGCCATCTAATCCAAACGATGATCATGAAATTTTGTGGGAAACAAAACTATCAGAAGTGAACTACCCACCACTTAGCATATCTTACGAGCTTACTTGAAGTGGGGGCTTCTCGGTTAGTCGCTACTTTTGATAGCTAACGAATTTGTCCTAGGACAGCCGAGCTAACACCCTTGTTCCAAAGGTTATTTTGTGCTATTTACGCTATCGCTAGCTAATAGGCGTATGGCTTCTCTTTTAATATTAATAGCTGCGTTATAGTCGCGACTTATTGTTAGTCCACAAGAACACTCATACGTGCGTTCAGATAGTAGCATATCTTTTCTGTTTCCACAATTACTACACATCTTTGTAGAAGGAAACCACCTATCTACTTTTACAAGCTGTTTTCCTTGTTCTTGTAGCTTATATGCTAAAAATGTCGTGAACATCCTCCAACCGTTATCTGCTACACTCTTACCAAAGCGAAGTGCTCGTGACATTCCTTTCATATGTAAGTCTTCGATTGCTACAACATCAAAGTTCGTAGCTAATTCTTTAGACTTATGATGAAGGAAATTTTTACGTTGATTGGCGACTTTTTCATGCAACTTCGCTACACAAATGCGTTGTTTATTCCAGCGCACTGAGCCTTTCACACGTCTTGCTAATACTCGTTGTGCCTTTGCTAATCGATTAAGCATCTGACGATAAAAGCGAGGATAATTGGCTTTCTCATCTTCGCTACTCACATACAATTCGGCCATTGCGAAGTCTAATCCAACTACACTTTCTACTTCTTTCTGAACAATTTCCTTTTCATATTCAGTTAAAACAGACACATAATACTTACCAGTTGGTGTCAGCGAAATCGTGCATGATTTAATGATATGGTTTTGCGGTATCTCTCTATGTTGTTTCAATCGCACTAATTTCAGTTTCGGTAGTTTGATATAACCATGAAATAACATAATATTTCCGTTTACTCTATTTGTTGTATAGGATTTTCTACTCTTTTTACTTTTGAATGTAGGAAAATCACTTTGACCACTAAAAAAATTCTTATACGCAGTTTGCAAGTTTAATTGAGCGTTAGCCAATGCTAATGAATCGACTTCTTTCAACCATTCATACTTCACCTTGTATTTCGCAGGAGTAGGGAATTTTTGTTTCTTTAGTTCTTCCTTGTTCTCTTTGTATTTTTCGTATACTTTTTTTCGTTCAGCTAGCATTTTGTTATATACAAAGCGTACACACCCAAAAGTTTTACGTATCAGATTTGCTTGTTCTTCTGTTGGATACAGACGAAATTTGTACGCCTTATTATGCTTTGTCATATTAATTCATCTCACTTTTCGCCTTGATTTCCCATAAACTGTTTTACTTTATCTACGGCGAGCCACCAAAGGTGATAACACAACATGAACACTGAGTTACTATTATTTAATTTCATGGTTATACCAAAAGTCTCCTCTTATAAGGCTGATTATATCAGAGGCAAAATAAATAGGAAAACTAAATCAAACCGAAATTATCGCTAACAACTATGGTAAAAAAGGACTGTCTGTAAAAGACGGCGACCTTAATAAAGATGGCATTGTCGACGAAAAAGATATTCGCTTCGTTGAAAAGAACTTCTTGAAAAAAGGACCAGATGCTTCTAAATCACAAACACCTGTTGAAAAATCAAAAAGCGGTACACTGGTAGATATTTCAAAGAAATTAGGATTAACACCTAAAAAATAATAATAAAGAGCACTCTACGTAAAGTAGAGTGCTCTTTTCTATAAACGACCCTAATCCAGCAAAAGGGGTATATTGGGGATATACAAGGGAAACCGGAAAAGGAATTTATATTAAATTATATAAAAACTCAGAGGTAGGAAGCAGTTTCCCGCCTCTGAATGATTTAGCAATTATTATAGTACTGGTGCCATTGTTTCTTTTAATACTTTTACAGAATGAGCAAATTTCGCTTTTTCTTCTTCATTTAACTCAAGTTCTACGATTTCACGTACGCCTTCGCGGTTAATAACAGCTGGAACACCTACGAAAGCATCTTTCTCACCGTATTGTCCTTCAAGGTATGCAGATACAGTTAATACACTGTTCTCGTTGCTTAAGATTGCTTTAGTTACACGAAGTAGTGACATACCGATTCCGTAGTAAGTTGCACCTTTACGCTCGATGATATGGTAAGCTGCATCGCGTACATTTTCGAAGATTTTATCTAAGTCTTCTTGTTTGTACTGTTCGTTGTTAGCTAAGATTGTTTCTAGTTTTTGTACACCGATAGTAGCGTGGCTCCATACTGGAAGTTCAGTGTCACCGTGTTCACCAACGATGTAAGCATGAACGTTACGTGGATCTACATCTAAGTAGTCACCTAACATGTAACGGAAACGAGCAGAGTCTAAAGTAGTACCAGAACCGATTACGCGCTCTTTTGGTAGACCAGATTCTTTCCAAGTTACGTAAGTTAAAATATCAACTGGGTTAGTTGCGATTAAGAAGATTCCATCGAATCCGCTATCCATAATACCGCGAACGATTTGTTTGAAGATTTTTGTATTTTTCTCAACTAAGTCTAAACGAGT
This genomic interval carries:
- the glgD gene encoding glucose-1-phosphate adenylyltransferase subunit GlgD, giving the protein MGEKMLGIINATGSFPSLKKVTGHRSLAALPFGGRYRLIDFMLSNMVNSNIHSVAVFTSHKNRSLMDHVGSGKQWDLDRKRDGLFLFPPNCQCDQDEFGSFAHFRRHIDYFLRAREEYVVITNSHLVTALNFQAVLERHIHTAADITEVCHEGVSLQTYVLKKQLLLDLFEAYKDVEQYSLFDVVREKRGKSLHIATYEHTGYVAIIDSIESYYKHSLEILQPAIWKQLFKKEAPIFTKVKDEPPTRYLKGAAVKNTMIANGSIIEGEVENSVVSRSVKIGKGSIVRNSIIMQKSQIGDNCIIDGVIIDKDVKIGDGVVLKGNADEPYVVEKGSVQNSTINSYS
- the glgB gene encoding 1,4-alpha-glucan branching protein GlgB, translated to MSVINCEEVKRDEFHTEKYYDSYNIFGAHVVTEDEMRGVRFTVWAPHAKAMSVVGDFNEWDYEQHKMLQMTEEGIWSLFIPHIEEREIYKYAIETIAGEVIFKADPYAVYAEVRPNTASVVFDIKGYEWNDKNWSRKKKKKSIYKEAMTVYELHFGSWKKKEDGTLYSYREMAEELIPYVVEHQFTHIEIMPLVEHPYDRSWGYQGTGYYAATSRFGTPHDLMHFVDECHKYGIGVILDWVPGHFCKDAHGLYLFDGTPTYEYKDKDVQENPVWGTVNFDLGKREVRNFLISNALFWMRYFHIDGFRVDAVANMLYWNKEGQEQSNEHAVAFLRELNEAVFAEDEDFLMTAEDSTAWPLVTAPTYEGGLGFNYKWNMGWMNDVLKYMECAPEYRKYIHEKMTFSILYAYSENFILPLSHDEVVHGKKSLLNKMPGDYWDKFAQLRLLYGYFFTHPGKKLLFMGGEFGQFDEWKDLEDLDWNLHDFEMHRYMHDYFKELIALYKRSKPLWQLDHSPEGFQWIDANNNEQSIFSFIRQGDKQEDALVVVCNFTKATYENYKVGVPDFEYYNEILNSDAEQYGGSGQVNKKRLKAIQEPYHNQAAHVEITIPPFGVSILRPVKTRKGSKKQDGSKTKVRSNVTSRGKR
- the glgC gene encoding glucose-1-phosphate adenylyltransferase; this encodes MAQKQKCVAMLLAGGKGSRLSALTKNLAKPAVPFGGKYRIIDFTLSNCANSGIETVGILTQYQPLELHNYIGIGNAWDLDRVSGGVTVLPPYAESSGVKWYTGTASAIYQNLNYLSQYEPEYVLILSGDHIYKMDYSKMLDYHIEKEADVSISVIEVPWDEASRFGIMNTNEEMEIVEFEEKPQFPRSNLASMGIYIFNWAILKEYLEMDARNPESSNDFGKDVLPLLLDEGKKLMAYPFEGYWKDVGTVKSLWEANMDLLRDETSLNLNDRNWRIYSVNPNEPPQYIAEKAKVEESLINEGCVIEGDVKHSVLFQGVTVEEGSMVIDSVVMPGAKIGKNVVIERAIVGSEMVIEDGTIIRPEKNVDDVVLIAEGK
- a CDS encoding RNA-guided endonuclease TnpB family protein → MTKHNKAYKFRLYPTEEQANLIRKTFGCVRFVYNKMLAERKKVYEKYKENKEELKKQKFPTPAKYKVKYEWLKEVDSLALANAQLNLQTAYKNFFSGQSDFPTFKSKKSRKSYTTNRVNGNIMLFHGYIKLPKLKLVRLKQHREIPQNHIIKSCTISLTPTGKYYVSVLTEYEKEIVQKEVESVVGLDFAMAELYVSSEDEKANYPRFYRQMLNRLAKAQRVLARRVKGSVRWNKQRICVAKLHEKVANQRKNFLHHKSKELATNFDVVAIEDLHMKGMSRALRFGKSVADNGWRMFTTFLAYKLQEQGKQLVKVDRWFPSTKMCSNCGNRKDMLLSERTYECSCGLTISRDYNAAINIKREAIRLLASDSVNSTK
- a CDS encoding L-lactate dehydrogenase; translated protein: MKKGINRVVLVGTGAVGCSYAYSMINQGVAEEFVLVDVNEAKAEGEAMDLSHAVPFSPSPTKVWSGSYADCKDADLVVITAGLPQKPGETRLDLVEKNTKIFKQIVRGIMDSGFDGIFLIATNPVDILTYVTWKESGLPKERVIGSGTTLDSARFRYMLGDYLDVDPRNVHAYIVGEHGDTELPVWSHATIGVQKLETILANNEQYKQEDLDKIFENVRDAAYHIIERKGATYYGIGMSLLRVTKAILSNENSVLTVSAYLEGQYGEKDAFVGVPAVINREGVREIVELELNEEEKAKFAHSVKVLKETMAPVL